One window from the genome of Gemmatimonadota bacterium encodes:
- a CDS encoding glycosyltransferase, whose product MKNTTVVFYSQHLIGVGHHFRNRQIVNALVKTCDVFFIDGGRPVPEADLDEDVVRISLPSLRTGAQGIEPVDKERDLQAVMHERQVRLSEAMEQIRPDVFCVEFFPFSRWSLKSEILNTIVRLNEVNPGAKVLCSLRDIPTRAKSNVLQPAVTPVQRHDGDAMRFYSVPFGGIHHEYLAFNRRYYEEVVPVLNQYFDAVLVHGDFQLSRLEDHFPWTTDIDIPVVYTGFVSEKLEDASRPDGVPNRYVLVSAGGGAEGLALVAPCIEAWKQLERDNARDGRQMVIFAGAFIEEKHFEALRALCGDGPFRIERFTSNFLAWMKHADLSISRAGYNTCMNVLETQVPSILVPSIAMDDQEFRAQKLMGLGISRVIHPDQLGAGKLAKAIAGMLESSVPEHHLSLDGAEQTRKFIESV is encoded by the coding sequence TTGAAAAATACTACGGTTGTATTTTACAGCCAGCATCTCATTGGCGTTGGGCACCATTTTCGCAATCGACAGATTGTCAATGCGCTGGTGAAGACATGCGATGTGTTTTTCATCGACGGCGGGCGCCCCGTTCCCGAGGCAGACCTTGATGAAGATGTGGTGCGTATTTCTCTGCCGTCCCTTCGCACGGGCGCACAGGGCATTGAGCCTGTTGATAAGGAGCGCGATTTACAGGCTGTGATGCACGAGCGTCAGGTCAGGCTTTCCGAAGCGATGGAACAGATTCGCCCCGATGTGTTTTGTGTTGAGTTTTTCCCTTTTTCCCGGTGGTCGCTCAAGAGCGAGATCCTCAATACCATTGTCAGGCTCAATGAGGTCAATCCCGGCGCGAAGGTGTTGTGTTCGCTGCGCGATATTCCAACGCGGGCAAAAAGCAATGTGTTGCAACCGGCTGTCACACCTGTCCAGAGACACGATGGGGACGCAATGCGGTTTTATTCGGTGCCTTTTGGCGGGATACATCACGAGTATTTGGCTTTTAATCGGCGGTATTACGAGGAGGTTGTGCCCGTGTTGAATCAGTATTTCGATGCGGTATTGGTGCATGGCGATTTCCAACTATCCCGGTTGGAAGATCACTTTCCCTGGACTACTGATATCGATATTCCCGTGGTTTATACGGGGTTTGTCTCTGAAAAACTCGAGGACGCATCTCGGCCTGATGGTGTACCGAATCGGTATGTGCTGGTCAGTGCTGGCGGCGGGGCTGAGGGGCTTGCGCTTGTTGCGCCGTGTATTGAAGCGTGGAAACAATTGGAGCGGGACAATGCACGCGATGGACGCCAGATGGTGATTTTTGCCGGTGCGTTTATCGAGGAGAAGCATTTTGAGGCTTTGCGCGCGTTGTGTGGTGATGGTCCATTTCGTATCGAACGCTTTACGTCCAATTTTTTGGCGTGGATGAAACACGCGGATTTGTCGATTAGTCGTGCGGGCTACAATACGTGTATGAATGTGCTTGAGACACAGGTTCCGTCGATTCTGGTGCCGAGTATTGCAATGGATGATCAGGAATTTCGCGCACAGAAGTTGATGGGGTTGGGCATTTCAAGGGTGATACATCCGGATCAACTCGGTGCGGGAAAGCTGGCAAAAGCCATTGCCGGAATGCTCGAGAGTTCTGTGCCCGAACACCATCTATCACTGGATGGTGCCGAGCAAACGCGAAAGTTTATAGAATCAGTCTAA
- a CDS encoding HlyD family type I secretion periplasmic adaptor subunit has translation MAEPLLETPAETMSPGIIQGQDDAAEEVHAFMGSLRPFWGRALLYIVLMFVIVAITWAWWSKVDVVTSAPFRLVPLGQVKAVQAQRGGEIELIGVKEGDHVEKGEVLFKLKSWETWGELREWEQAKMAFQKAEYDFKTVLPQRARLNRETIGALEQRLSVLQQFMVAHQDALEDYQSDVGEVEGSKSKVSDAGLQAQIGFRQAEIDLMKGEFLQQKTLFERELISRADMNRARVQYLSALSALPSRMSEIYKNEMAAADLKHQITEARIAHEREASQMRHAYETTQLQLKQARKRIDRTLEAESDLILAPEPGIVTQVMVNTMGQVISKGQPLIALAPASAPMVAEVMVLNKDVGLLKPGQLVKLKYDAYAFQDFGIKRGWLTSISPDAVSDESVGPIFKCVVELEENTMRVKGYDKPLMFGMKGTAEMMTDRQSVLLMLLSPLRQLYESAKYDVQEGTL, from the coding sequence ATGGCAGAACCACTTTTAGAGACACCAGCAGAGACAATGTCTCCCGGTATAATCCAGGGACAAGATGATGCGGCAGAAGAGGTGCATGCGTTTATGGGGTCTTTGCGGCCCTTTTGGGGTCGTGCATTGCTCTATATTGTCCTGATGTTTGTGATTGTTGCCATTACCTGGGCGTGGTGGAGTAAGGTGGATGTGGTGACATCGGCCCCTTTTCGATTGGTGCCCCTCGGACAGGTGAAGGCGGTGCAGGCGCAACGAGGTGGTGAGATCGAGTTGATAGGTGTTAAAGAAGGGGATCATGTCGAGAAAGGTGAGGTATTGTTCAAGCTGAAATCCTGGGAGACCTGGGGAGAGTTGCGGGAATGGGAACAGGCAAAGATGGCTTTTCAAAAGGCAGAGTACGATTTCAAGACGGTGTTGCCACAAAGGGCGAGGTTAAATCGAGAGACGATAGGAGCATTGGAACAACGTCTTTCTGTTTTGCAGCAGTTTATGGTGGCACATCAGGATGCGCTGGAAGATTATCAAAGCGATGTGGGCGAGGTTGAGGGATCGAAAAGCAAAGTATCTGACGCGGGATTGCAAGCGCAGATTGGGTTTCGACAGGCTGAAATTGATCTTATGAAAGGGGAGTTTTTGCAGCAGAAGACGCTGTTTGAGCGCGAATTGATCAGCCGGGCAGATATGAATCGCGCGCGTGTGCAGTATTTGAGTGCTCTATCCGCGCTTCCATCGCGCATGTCAGAGATATATAAGAATGAAATGGCTGCGGCTGATCTCAAGCATCAAATCACAGAGGCGCGGATTGCACACGAGCGGGAGGCGTCGCAGATGCGACACGCTTATGAGACTACACAGTTGCAATTGAAACAGGCACGCAAACGCATTGATCGCACTCTGGAAGCCGAGTCGGATTTGATCTTAGCACCTGAACCAGGGATTGTCACACAGGTGATGGTGAATACGATGGGACAGGTGATCAGTAAGGGGCAGCCTCTAATTGCGCTGGCACCGGCTTCTGCGCCGATGGTTGCAGAAGTGATGGTGTTGAATAAAGATGTGGGCTTGCTCAAACCCGGGCAATTGGTCAAGCTGAAATACGATGCGTATGCCTTTCAGGATTTTGGTATCAAACGCGGGTGGCTTACATCCATCTCGCCCGATGCAGTGAGTGATGAAAGTGTCGGGCCAATATTTAAGTGCGTTGTTGAACTGGAAGAAAATACGATGCGTGTGAAAGGATATGACAAGCCTTTGATGTTCGGTATGAAGGGCACGGCAGAGATGATGACAGATCGCCAATCGGTCTTGCTGATGTTGCTTTCTCCTTTGCGACAGCTTTACGAGTCGGCGAAGTACGATGTGCAGGAGGGAACGTTGTGA
- the guaA gene encoding glutamine-hydrolyzing GMP synthase, with amino-acid sequence MRDGIAVIDFGGQYAHLIANRIRRLRVYSEIFPPDVDPAALQGASGMIFSGGPSSVYDPDPPAFNPGLLGTNLPILGLCYGHQLLCMHLGGEVVAGEVREYGSARLNIAGGSDLFAGLGDSQVVWMSHGDVVASLPEGFEILGATEDCPSAAVGDAKRRIYGLQFHPEVAHTPRGLDILDNFLTICDAPRTWTMGNYAEVVMEEMREKVGERNVFLLVSGGVDSSVAFVLFNRALGANRVLGLHIDNGFMRKGETAAVEVFLKEEGFDNLIVEDASDDFLLGVEGLVDPEAKREAIGHTFLEVKDEVMAHLDLDADQWVLGQGTLYPDTIESGGTEHAALIKTHHNRIDLIDELIAQGKVVEPLAQLYKDEVRELGSELGLPDHLVWRHPFPGPGLAVRCLCSDGAVDGVDIAASERAAAEIASEAGLQLRVLPVRSVGVQGDFRTYSHPAIVSGFTAESNGDWRVLEDLSTRITNSVPGINRVVCLVAPDVLPRVRLKRAFLTYQRLDVLREADAIAMRVLDRAGLMPAVSQMPTVLVPLTTDGQDEIVILRPITTPDFMTARFAELPHNLVRDMADEILGLSGVAAVGYDITHKPPGTVEWE; translated from the coding sequence ATGCGCGACGGCATTGCCGTGATTGATTTTGGCGGGCAATATGCCCATTTGATTGCCAATCGGATTCGCAGGTTGCGGGTTTATTCCGAGATTTTTCCTCCGGATGTTGATCCTGCGGCATTGCAGGGTGCGTCGGGCATGATTTTTTCGGGTGGCCCATCCAGTGTATATGATCCCGATCCGCCTGCGTTTAATCCCGGATTGCTCGGTACCAATTTGCCCATACTCGGGCTGTGTTATGGGCATCAGTTGTTGTGCATGCATTTGGGGGGTGAGGTTGTTGCTGGTGAGGTACGAGAATACGGTTCTGCCAGGTTGAATATTGCAGGTGGATCGGATTTGTTTGCTGGGCTTGGCGATTCCCAGGTGGTTTGGATGAGCCACGGCGATGTGGTCGCATCGCTGCCAGAGGGTTTTGAAATTTTGGGGGCGACCGAGGATTGTCCTTCGGCAGCGGTTGGCGATGCCAAACGCAGGATTTATGGCTTGCAATTTCATCCCGAGGTGGCACATACGCCGCGCGGATTGGATATTCTCGATAATTTTTTGACGATATGCGATGCGCCTCGAACCTGGACTATGGGCAATTATGCCGAGGTGGTTATGGAGGAGATGCGGGAGAAGGTGGGGGAGCGCAATGTGTTTTTGCTGGTGTCGGGAGGGGTCGATTCTTCGGTGGCTTTTGTGCTGTTTAACAGGGCGCTGGGCGCAAACCGGGTGTTGGGGTTGCATATTGACAATGGTTTTATGCGAAAGGGCGAGACGGCTGCGGTGGAGGTTTTTCTGAAAGAAGAGGGGTTTGACAATCTGATTGTCGAGGATGCCAGTGACGATTTTTTGTTGGGCGTGGAGGGTCTGGTCGATCCAGAAGCAAAGCGCGAGGCGATTGGACACACATTTTTAGAGGTGAAGGACGAGGTGATGGCGCACCTGGATTTGGATGCGGATCAATGGGTTTTGGGGCAAGGTACGCTTTATCCCGATACCATAGAATCGGGAGGGACAGAGCACGCAGCGTTGATTAAGACGCATCACAATCGCATTGATTTGATTGATGAGTTGATTGCACAGGGCAAGGTTGTCGAGCCTTTGGCACAGTTGTACAAGGATGAGGTGCGCGAGTTGGGGAGCGAGTTGGGGTTGCCCGATCATCTGGTGTGGCGACATCCGTTTCCCGGGCCCGGTCTGGCTGTGCGCTGTTTGTGCTCAGATGGCGCGGTGGATGGGGTTGATATTGCAGCATCAGAGCGAGCTGCTGCTGAGATTGCTTCTGAGGCGGGTTTGCAATTGCGGGTTTTGCCCGTTAGAAGTGTGGGGGTTCAGGGTGATTTTCGCACGTATTCGCATCCCGCGATTGTTTCGGGTTTCACAGCCGAAAGTAATGGCGATTGGCGCGTGCTCGAAGATTTGTCAACGCGGATTACCAATAGCGTGCCGGGTATTAATCGCGTGGTTTGTCTTGTCGCGCCAGATGTGTTGCCCAGGGTGCGTCTCAAACGCGCATTTTTGACCTATCAGAGGCTCGATGTTTTGCGGGAGGCCGATGCTATTGCCATGCGCGTGCTCGACCGTGCGGGTCTTATGCCTGCTGTGTCTCAGATGCCGACTGTTCTGGTGCCGTTGACGACAGATGGGCAAGATGAGATTGTGATTTTGCGCCCGATTACGACTCCGGATTTTATGACTGCGCGTTTTGCCGAGTTGCCCCACAATCTGGTGCGCGATATGGCGGATGAAATACTGGGTCTGTCCGGTGTCGCTGCCGTGGGGTACGATATAACCCACAAACCGCCAGGGACTGTGGAATGGGAATGA
- a CDS encoding glycosyltransferase family 4 protein — protein MKIYVSHPYHDHEKVMASNGGAVLSGFNHVQALSKYCEVYMPASEAVDYGPNLHGIQPAFETIDASRQWFERQDFDGVLMFEPRADDLAFFRHVCPAPIVIRLSCSFGHNRDFVDKVLQCYSLLRPYDALSPKSAYVADEVGKLVFDRSYLRPITNGVDAEVFKPMDKLQVRKEVADKTGDQRFLEMPVVGFSGRFEPGKGAYPFLRMADLNPNVLFAVIGKQFAPVTHPPNVIFLGAQPYTDMPLYYNMLDVLCSLSVYSYESCPSTVLEGMACGLPVVATHFAGAPELLGSCGRLIEIERFEDEPLNVTGYIAPEMISDVVRDLLNSKRERIEMGEGARKRALEFSWDHTAQQHMALFEDLRTRRDAPACPIPITVSFTQGCDVSGVPKSVSKGFNYLGSVQGPLPRISFLGQDMSLIEGLGLYLMQHLHPNEVEAALMGLCETRDRAYKTLRKIRHFSDMLTAP, from the coding sequence ATGAAAATTTATGTGTCACATCCGTATCACGACCACGAGAAAGTGATGGCGTCGAATGGCGGGGCGGTTCTTTCGGGTTTTAACCATGTGCAGGCGTTATCGAAGTATTGCGAGGTGTATATGCCAGCGTCTGAAGCTGTGGATTATGGTCCGAATTTGCACGGTATTCAACCCGCATTTGAGACGATTGATGCGTCTCGTCAGTGGTTTGAGCGGCAGGATTTTGATGGTGTGTTGATGTTTGAACCCAGGGCAGATGACCTGGCGTTTTTCCGCCATGTGTGTCCCGCACCCATTGTGATTCGGCTGTCGTGTTCTTTTGGTCACAATCGGGATTTTGTCGATAAAGTGCTTCAATGTTATTCGCTGTTGCGGCCTTATGATGCCCTGTCGCCCAAGTCGGCGTATGTCGCTGACGAGGTGGGCAAGCTGGTGTTTGACAGATCGTATTTGCGTCCGATTACCAATGGGGTAGATGCCGAGGTGTTCAAACCGATGGATAAGTTGCAAGTGCGCAAAGAGGTTGCGGATAAGACGGGTGATCAACGTTTTTTGGAGATGCCAGTGGTGGGGTTTTCTGGGCGATTTGAGCCGGGCAAGGGTGCGTATCCGTTTTTGCGCATGGCCGATCTGAATCCCAATGTGTTGTTTGCTGTGATTGGCAAGCAGTTTGCACCTGTGACACATCCTCCCAATGTGATCTTTTTGGGCGCGCAACCCTATACGGATATGCCGCTGTACTACAATATGCTCGATGTGCTGTGTTCGCTGTCGGTGTATTCGTATGAGTCGTGTCCTTCAACAGTACTAGAAGGCATGGCGTGTGGTCTTCCGGTTGTGGCGACCCATTTTGCGGGCGCGCCAGAGTTGTTGGGCAGTTGTGGGCGGTTGATTGAGATTGAGCGATTTGAAGATGAGCCATTGAATGTGACGGGTTATATCGCCCCAGAGATGATTTCAGATGTTGTGCGCGATTTGTTGAATAGCAAAAGGGAGCGTATAGAAATGGGTGAGGGAGCTCGCAAACGCGCACTCGAATTTTCCTGGGATCATACGGCGCAGCAGCACATGGCATTGTTTGAAGATCTGCGGACCAGGCGCGATGCACCCGCTTGCCCGATACCAATAACCGTGAGTTTTACACAGGGTTGTGATGTATCTGGTGTGCCGAAAAGTGTGTCTAAGGGATTTAACTATTTGGGAAGCGTGCAAGGCCCATTGCCGCGCATTTCGTTTTTGGGGCAAGATATGTCTCTTATTGAAGGTCTGGGACTTTACTTGATGCAACATTTACACCCAAACGAAGTCGAAGCTGCTCTGATGGGCTTATGCGAGACGCGCGATAGAGCTTATAAGACGCTTCGCAAAATCCGACACTTCAGCGATATGCTCACGGCTCCCTGA
- a CDS encoding peptidylprolyl isomerase: MSEDAILVQVNGIAVPLRHIVRQMGVADNLLFFDGFARRELIRQLARREGVCAAQEDIQRRVDDWRYQHRLERVEDTEAYLAKRGITLQDVTEDAEVRRLEYLLSEKIAEGQVESYFAQHTLAFDEAEICWIFHTDKDVIDEVDLQIRDEGADFYAMARRFSQDAHTRSGSGFLGRVRRKQLPKGIAARVFAASTGEVLRPEKVSKGFALYLLQERYPATLNKRTKKEIRKYLFNQWLQREMQRADIRYPIWQGKLQK, encoded by the coding sequence ATGTCAGAGGATGCCATATTGGTTCAGGTTAATGGTATCGCAGTGCCATTGCGCCATATCGTGCGGCAGATGGGTGTTGCTGATAATCTGCTTTTTTTCGATGGATTTGCGCGTAGAGAATTGATCCGGCAACTCGCCCGGCGCGAGGGTGTTTGTGCAGCACAGGAAGATATTCAGCGCAGGGTAGATGACTGGCGGTATCAACATCGTTTGGAACGGGTGGAAGATACAGAGGCCTATCTTGCAAAGCGGGGTATTACACTTCAGGATGTGACAGAAGATGCCGAGGTGAGGCGGCTGGAGTATTTGCTGTCTGAGAAGATTGCCGAGGGACAGGTGGAATCCTATTTCGCGCAGCACACACTGGCGTTTGATGAGGCGGAGATTTGCTGGATTTTTCACACGGATAAGGATGTGATTGACGAGGTTGATTTACAGATACGAGACGAAGGTGCAGATTTTTACGCGATGGCGCGTCGGTTTTCTCAAGATGCACATACGCGATCAGGTAGTGGCTTTTTGGGGCGTGTTCGGCGCAAGCAGTTGCCAAAGGGGATTGCTGCGCGCGTTTTTGCTGCTTCAACAGGTGAAGTTTTGAGACCGGAAAAAGTATCGAAAGGCTTTGCGTTGTATTTGTTGCAGGAACGCTACCCGGCAACACTAAATAAACGGACAAAAAAGGAGATCCGCAAGTATCTGTTTAATCAATGGTTGCAACGAGAGATGCAGCGGGCAGATATACGGTATCCGATTTGGCAGGGGAAACTCCAAAAATAG
- a CDS encoding peptidase domain-containing ABC transporter codes for MNLSHFFAKNSVRSQSVRFPFGGVVFQQGQAGEAFYIVQSGRLRVIKQDANGTSTTVGYLYAGDHFGEGALLNRQRHRATVRAVEDADVLQVPKDAFFKAVRKHSDLRAYFEGQIACIAYRDFTRFLKGDVPNEAMRVLFARLKRDAVEAGTTVVDRGQFGQRFYLIGSGQLEAVLENGDTVILRPGDYFGDENLSGDKRVIRSRRDSVLFYIDKSDFNKLKAMIPGFETMLEKGRISRGEEGPGRELRSVSDSPVVHSVTKKDTKSNTASNVVNISIDGAKPQVPTWFRFPFLKQHDQSDCGAACLGMICKYYKMPIGLNRLRDMSNVSRYGTSMAALAEAAETIGFVTRGVRTGYEALMRTELPAILHWEGNHFVVLYQINNKEVKIADPGVGIRKLSRAEFEKGWTNRALLLEYTDQVAENEPSQSSFKRFFPLIKPYTGILIEVLLASLVLSLFGLASPIFMQTIVDQVLVHHDEDLLNLMLVGMVVVALFQMGTSTLRVYLIGYVSARLSIAMLSRFYRHLLSLPMQFFALRRTGDLTTRFRENATIRRLLTGTTISAVLDFIMLFVYLGLMFYYNAELTLVMLIFVPLSVGLTLIYTPILKSFSQRAFLARAEQSSVLIDSLHGIDVVKATAVERATRWHWEGKFTKEIQIGFQRLKMQMLFGGIGSVINLLSSTVILWYGASLVIAGNLSVGQLMAFNALIGNVMGPIMGLIGIWPQVQEARIALDRLNDVYDTQMEDARQQGQGLILKHLEGRVVFDEVFFRYGVGSDEPYVLNNIDLILEPGQKVAIVGRSGAGKTTLVKLVPRLFDPSEGRVTLDGMDVRDLDPQRLRRQVGMVMQEPFLFSGTIAENIAIGQSDADMDRILEVAKLACVHDFVSDMPLGYETKVGEQGVGLSGGQRQRIAIARALYCDPKILIFDEATNALDTDSEQAIQANLDLFLDARTALIIAHRLSTVRDADAIVVLDKGHIVEMGTHDELMVQQGLYYHMCSQQLQVV; via the coding sequence ATGAATCTTTCGCACTTTTTCGCCAAAAACTCAGTTCGGTCACAATCTGTTCGTTTTCCCTTTGGAGGGGTCGTTTTTCAACAGGGGCAAGCGGGGGAGGCGTTTTACATTGTGCAGTCTGGACGGTTGCGGGTGATCAAGCAGGATGCGAATGGCACTTCGACGACCGTGGGCTATTTGTATGCGGGCGATCATTTTGGCGAAGGAGCATTGTTGAATAGGCAAAGGCATCGGGCAACGGTGCGAGCGGTTGAGGATGCGGATGTGTTGCAGGTGCCGAAGGATGCGTTTTTTAAGGCTGTGAGAAAACATTCTGACCTAAGGGCATATTTTGAGGGGCAGATTGCCTGTATTGCGTATCGGGATTTTACGCGTTTTTTGAAAGGGGATGTTCCAAACGAGGCGATGCGGGTGTTGTTTGCACGGTTGAAGCGCGATGCGGTTGAGGCGGGAACGACGGTTGTTGATCGAGGGCAATTCGGACAGCGGTTTTATTTGATTGGTAGCGGTCAGTTGGAGGCTGTGTTGGAAAATGGGGATACGGTGATTTTGCGTCCGGGTGATTATTTTGGCGATGAGAATTTGTCAGGTGATAAAAGGGTGATTCGCAGTCGGCGTGATAGTGTGCTCTTTTATATAGATAAAAGCGATTTTAATAAGTTAAAAGCTATGATACCAGGATTTGAGACGATGTTGGAGAAAGGTCGCATATCGCGTGGAGAAGAGGGACCGGGGAGGGAATTGCGCTCTGTGTCTGATTCGCCTGTTGTGCATTCTGTGACGAAAAAAGATACGAAGTCTAATACAGCATCCAATGTGGTTAATATCAGCATAGACGGTGCAAAACCACAAGTGCCCACCTGGTTTCGCTTTCCGTTTTTGAAGCAACACGATCAATCGGATTGCGGCGCAGCGTGTTTGGGCATGATTTGTAAGTATTACAAGATGCCGATTGGGTTGAACAGACTGCGCGATATGTCCAATGTGTCGCGGTATGGCACGTCGATGGCGGCATTGGCCGAGGCTGCGGAAACCATAGGTTTTGTCACGCGCGGCGTGCGTACGGGTTATGAAGCCCTGATGCGAACAGAATTGCCGGCCATTCTGCACTGGGAAGGCAATCACTTTGTGGTCTTGTATCAGATTAATAATAAGGAGGTGAAGATAGCAGATCCCGGCGTGGGCATTCGCAAGCTGTCTCGGGCAGAGTTTGAGAAGGGTTGGACAAACAGGGCACTGTTGTTGGAATATACGGATCAGGTGGCGGAGAATGAACCGTCTCAGTCTTCTTTTAAGCGGTTTTTCCCTCTGATAAAGCCCTATACAGGCATTTTGATTGAGGTCCTGTTAGCGTCTTTAGTACTCAGTCTATTTGGTCTGGCATCGCCCATTTTTATGCAGACGATTGTCGATCAGGTCTTGGTGCATCACGATGAGGATTTGTTGAATTTGATGCTGGTGGGTATGGTCGTTGTCGCGTTATTTCAAATGGGTACATCGACGTTGCGCGTCTATTTGATCGGATATGTGAGTGCGCGGTTGAGTATTGCGATGTTGTCGCGCTTTTATCGGCATTTACTATCGCTGCCCATGCAGTTTTTTGCCCTCAGGCGCACGGGCGATTTGACCACGCGGTTTCGGGAGAATGCAACGATTCGGCGTTTGTTGACGGGTACGACGATTTCTGCGGTTCTGGATTTTATCATGCTCTTTGTCTATCTGGGCTTAATGTTTTATTACAACGCCGAACTGACGCTGGTCATGCTGATTTTTGTGCCGCTCTCTGTGGGTCTTACGCTGATTTATACGCCCATTTTAAAGTCTTTTAGCCAGCGCGCTTTTCTGGCACGCGCAGAACAATCATCGGTTTTAATTGATTCGCTGCACGGCATTGATGTGGTCAAAGCCACGGCAGTAGAACGCGCGACGCGGTGGCATTGGGAAGGCAAGTTTACCAAGGAGATTCAGATCGGCTTTCAACGGTTAAAAATGCAGATGTTGTTTGGGGGAATAGGGAGTGTGATCAATTTGCTCAGCAGTACGGTGATTTTGTGGTATGGTGCCTCATTGGTGATTGCGGGGAACCTGTCGGTGGGACAGTTGATGGCGTTTAATGCACTGATTGGCAATGTGATGGGACCGATTATGGGTTTGATTGGAATATGGCCGCAGGTGCAAGAAGCGCGTATAGCGCTGGATCGGTTAAATGATGTGTATGATACTCAGATGGAGGATGCGCGGCAACAGGGTCAGGGGTTGATCTTAAAGCATTTGGAAGGACGGGTGGTTTTTGATGAGGTGTTTTTCAGATATGGTGTGGGTTCTGATGAGCCTTATGTGTTGAATAACATTGATCTGATTCTTGAACCGGGTCAAAAGGTTGCAATTGTTGGACGCAGCGGTGCGGGTAAGACGACGTTGGTAAAGTTGGTGCCCCGTTTGTTTGATCCGTCAGAAGGGCGGGTGACGCTGGATGGTATGGATGTGCGAGATCTGGATCCTCAGCGGTTGCGGCGGCAGGTGGGTATGGTGATGCAGGAGCCGTTTTTGTTTTCTGGCACGATTGCAGAAAATATCGCTATTGGTCAGTCAGATGCGGACATGGATCGCATTTTGGAAGTTGCGAAGTTGGCCTGTGTACACGATTTCGTAAGCGATATGCCTTTGGGTTATGAGACAAAGGTGGGCGAGCAAGGTGTGGGGTTATCGGGTGGACAACGACAGAGAATCGCGATTGCACGGGCGCTGTATTGCGATCCGAAAATTTTGATTTTTGATGAGGCGACCAATGCGTTGGATACGGATTCAGAACAGGCGATACAGGCGAATTTAGATCTGTTTTTGGATGCTCGGACGGCGTTGATTATCGCGCATCGGTTGAGTACGGTGCGCGATGCGGATGCGATTGTGGTGCTGGATAAGGGTCATATTGTGGAGATGGGGACACACGATGAGTTGATGGTGCAACAGGGTTTGTATTATCACATGTGTAGTCAACAGTTGCAGGTGGTGTGA
- a CDS encoding type II CAAX endopeptidase family protein, producing MAYPNLKQSIWLLVLLSLITIGLAILLDIIGAIIDEPLSENTYLTRLVSLVSFILILCYVSHRTGRTWKDMLPLAIKNIDYDWRMWLSVGLSIFGLWIVLSELDNAVISVLPMPEMVQDIFHQYFGKKKSYLSVLFGTVVVAPLTEEIVDRGIILKGLLAHYTQTRAIVWSALLFGLFHLNPWQFPIAFILGLVFAYWVIQTGSLWPAILGHALNNLISATFWHFDVPGFPVSEDLNVVVHNPWWLNVCGPILAAIGLWWFFQVAKRYKTDQLETDVELEETSGCDK from the coding sequence ATGGCATATCCAAATCTGAAGCAGTCTATTTGGCTGCTGGTATTATTGAGCCTCATTACAATTGGCTTAGCCATATTGCTTGACATTATAGGTGCCATTATTGACGAGCCTCTGTCTGAGAATACTTACCTGACGAGACTTGTGTCACTGGTAAGTTTTATTCTGATTCTGTGCTATGTTTCACACCGGACGGGTCGAACCTGGAAAGATATGTTGCCTCTTGCTATTAAAAATATAGACTATGATTGGCGCATGTGGCTTTCCGTTGGATTGTCTATTTTTGGACTGTGGATTGTTCTTTCTGAATTGGACAATGCTGTGATATCTGTGCTGCCAATGCCCGAAATGGTTCAGGACATCTTTCATCAATATTTCGGCAAAAAAAAATCTTATCTATCAGTCTTATTTGGCACAGTTGTGGTAGCCCCTCTTACTGAAGAGATCGTTGATAGAGGCATTATCTTGAAAGGTTTATTGGCACATTATACTCAAACTCGAGCGATTGTTTGGTCGGCACTTCTGTTTGGTCTGTTTCATCTGAATCCGTGGCAATTTCCAATAGCTTTTATATTGGGACTTGTCTTTGCGTATTGGGTTATCCAAACGGGGTCTTTGTGGCCTGCAATTTTGGGACACGCACTGAACAATTTGATATCTGCGACATTTTGGCATTTCGATGTACCGGGTTTTCCTGTTTCAGAAGATTTGAACGTTGTGGTTCACAATCCGTGGTGGTTGAATGTGTGCGGACCAATATTGGCGGCGATTGGTTTGTGGTGGTTTTTTCAGGTGGCGAAGCGCTACAAAACAGATCAGCTTGAGACGGATGTTGAACTTGAGGAAACTTCGGGATGCGATAAATGA